A single region of the Acidobacteriota bacterium genome encodes:
- a CDS encoding ABC transporter permease, translating to MTAARMDFGDVVRQSFADLRQNKLRSALTMFGIAWGIASVVFLVALVAGFADGARKSMATLGRDLMIVWGGRTSLASGVARANRPIRLRFDDLPALARNPVIRGLSPEVVNWSARIAHLDKSAQGRVHGVAPSFQEIRSLTIDDGRFINERDVAEARNVAVLGCETKRRLFGGRRAAGEVITIQGTPFLVVGTMPKKEQHNMYYGPDDEMVIVPWTVSRQVLGNRWLDNLVIQPADIAKYDLTEKAVKETLGSANGFNPDDPQALPIWNTVKNAADAETLYAAIKTLMGAIGAVTLAIGGLGVMNIMLVSLAERVREIGLRKALGATRRTILSQFLAEAGILCGLSGALGMVLGWLLCVLVGHSSLPDGFNPPVINLSSLVIATLVLGGVTIASALYPAIRASRLNPVAALRYE from the coding sequence TTGACCGCCGCCCGCATGGACTTCGGCGACGTCGTGCGCCAGAGCTTCGCCGACCTCAGGCAGAACAAGCTCCGCTCCGCCCTCACCATGTTCGGCATCGCGTGGGGAATCGCCTCGGTCGTCTTCCTCGTCGCGCTCGTCGCGGGGTTCGCGGACGGCGCGCGCAAGAGCATGGCGACGCTCGGCCGCGACCTGATGATCGTGTGGGGGGGGCGGACGAGCCTCGCGAGCGGCGTCGCGCGCGCCAACCGTCCCATCCGCCTCCGTTTCGACGATCTTCCCGCCCTCGCCCGCAATCCCGTGATTCGCGGCCTGAGCCCCGAGGTGGTCAACTGGAGCGCGCGCATCGCCCACCTCGACAAGTCCGCGCAGGGGCGCGTCCACGGCGTCGCCCCGAGCTTCCAGGAGATCCGCTCCCTGACGATCGACGACGGCCGGTTCATCAACGAGCGCGACGTCGCCGAGGCCCGCAACGTCGCCGTCCTCGGCTGCGAGACGAAGCGCCGCCTCTTCGGGGGGCGCCGCGCCGCCGGCGAGGTGATCACGATCCAGGGGACGCCGTTCCTCGTGGTCGGCACGATGCCGAAGAAGGAACAGCACAACATGTACTACGGCCCCGACGACGAGATGGTGATCGTGCCGTGGACCGTCTCGAGGCAGGTCCTCGGGAACCGGTGGCTCGACAACCTGGTCATTCAGCCCGCGGACATCGCGAAGTACGACCTGACCGAGAAGGCGGTGAAGGAGACGCTCGGCTCGGCGAACGGCTTCAACCCCGACGACCCGCAGGCTCTCCCGATCTGGAACACCGTCAAGAACGCCGCCGACGCCGAGACGCTGTACGCCGCGATCAAGACGCTCATGGGGGCGATCGGCGCGGTGACCCTCGCCATCGGCGGGCTCGGCGTGATGAACATCATGCTCGTCTCCCTCGCCGAGAGGGTCCGGGAGATAGGCCTTCGGAAGGCGCTCGGCGCCACGCGGCGCACCATCCTGAGCCAGTTCCTCGCGGAGGCGGGGATCCTCTGCGGCCTCTCAGGCGCGCTCGGGATGGTCCTCGGGTGGCTCCTCTGCGTCCTTGTGGGGCACTCGAGCCTCCCCGACGGCTTCAACCCGCCGGTGATCAACCTCTCGTCCCTCGTCATCGCGACGCTGGTCCTCGGCGGCGTCACCATCGCCTCCGCCCTCTACCCCGCCATCCGCGCGTCACGCCTGAACCCCGTCGCGGCCCTCAGGTACGAGTGA
- a CDS encoding RNB domain-containing ribonuclease: MSDARPGDLIDIFEAGDVVTAVILSEEKGRLKIALETGGEIRIPASRVVHVAARGAPVEPRLALQAAARHGADARSRAEAIDVPSLWDLLVDEGGRHSTADLAGLALGEAAPANASAVLRRLSAEKTWFERKGEKWEARSREEVDDSLNRQRALAEKERRRADFIDRAREALRAGKDAPRFAPGPADALFLRKLVDLAVLADEAPDRKEAVALAVELDSASHATPAGAFDLLVRLGVFDTDENLDIHRFGLRTAFPAEVEAAASVAATRAVSGRRDLTGLPCVTIDDPETLEIDDALSWEGGAGDSGTVGIHIAAPSAFILPGDIVDEEALRRAATYYFPGRRLAMIPKAISEEAASLNPGAIRPALTFFATFDEEGRLLRHEIVPSIVRSARRMSYEEADAALLSGPLRALHLLADRLERERVAAGAVVIRAPEIVVKVKEGGRVEVTRLDERGPSRRLVAEMMILANRLAAEHCRDRGIPAIYRRQPPPEVRLPPIPEGEYDPVAVRALRRSMRRGEVCLSPALHFGLGLEAYLQATSPIRRFQDLAVQRQIEAQLAGRPLPYDAEALARIAATTDEAERAARRAENSSDEYWILKYLAGRIGETVEGVIVAVETRKTEIELVETLRVVTLAPRPDHRAGTRVKLVIDSVRPREGILKVREV; encoded by the coding sequence TTGAGCGACGCGCGCCCCGGCGATCTCATCGACATCTTCGAGGCGGGCGACGTCGTCACCGCCGTCATCCTCTCCGAGGAGAAGGGGCGTCTGAAGATCGCGCTCGAGACGGGGGGCGAGATCCGGATTCCCGCCTCCCGCGTCGTCCACGTGGCGGCGCGGGGCGCCCCCGTCGAGCCCCGGCTGGCGCTGCAGGCGGCGGCTCGCCATGGCGCGGACGCCCGGTCACGGGCCGAAGCGATCGACGTCCCCTCCCTGTGGGATCTCCTCGTGGACGAAGGGGGGCGTCACTCCACCGCGGATCTCGCGGGGCTCGCGCTCGGTGAGGCGGCGCCGGCCAACGCGTCGGCGGTCCTGAGGCGCCTGTCCGCGGAGAAGACCTGGTTCGAGAGGAAAGGGGAGAAGTGGGAGGCGCGGAGCCGCGAGGAGGTCGACGACTCGCTGAACCGCCAGCGCGCGCTCGCCGAGAAGGAGAGGCGGCGCGCCGACTTCATCGATCGCGCGCGCGAGGCCCTTCGCGCCGGGAAGGACGCGCCGCGGTTCGCCCCCGGCCCCGCCGACGCGCTCTTCCTCCGCAAGCTCGTCGATCTCGCGGTCCTCGCCGACGAGGCGCCGGATCGGAAGGAGGCGGTCGCCCTCGCCGTGGAACTCGACTCCGCCTCGCACGCGACGCCGGCCGGCGCCTTCGATCTCCTCGTGCGCCTCGGCGTCTTCGACACCGACGAAAACCTCGACATCCACCGATTCGGCCTTCGCACCGCCTTCCCCGCCGAGGTGGAGGCGGCGGCGTCCGTCGCAGCGACGCGGGCCGTCTCGGGGCGCCGCGACCTGACAGGCCTCCCGTGCGTCACGATCGACGATCCCGAGACTCTGGAGATCGACGACGCCCTCTCGTGGGAGGGAGGGGCCGGAGACTCCGGGACGGTCGGCATCCACATCGCCGCGCCGTCGGCCTTCATCCTCCCCGGCGACATCGTGGACGAGGAGGCCCTGAGGCGTGCCGCGACCTATTACTTCCCGGGGCGGCGCCTCGCGATGATCCCGAAGGCGATCTCGGAGGAGGCGGCGAGCCTGAACCCCGGGGCCATCCGGCCGGCGCTGACCTTTTTCGCGACCTTCGACGAGGAGGGGCGGCTCCTCCGCCACGAGATCGTCCCCTCGATCGTGAGGTCTGCGCGCCGCATGAGCTACGAGGAGGCGGACGCCGCCCTCCTCTCGGGGCCGCTCCGGGCGCTCCATCTCCTGGCCGATCGCCTCGAGCGGGAGCGGGTCGCAGCCGGCGCGGTCGTCATCCGCGCCCCCGAGATCGTCGTCAAGGTGAAGGAAGGGGGGCGGGTCGAGGTGACGCGCCTCGACGAGCGCGGCCCGTCGCGGCGGCTCGTCGCCGAGATGATGATCCTCGCGAACCGCCTGGCCGCCGAGCACTGCCGCGATCGCGGGATCCCGGCCATCTACCGGCGCCAGCCCCCTCCCGAGGTCCGCCTCCCCCCGATCCCGGAGGGGGAGTACGATCCCGTCGCCGTCCGCGCCCTCCGCCGATCGATGCGGCGTGGGGAGGTCTGCCTGTCGCCGGCCCTCCACTTCGGTCTCGGCCTCGAGGCGTATCTCCAGGCGACGTCGCCGATCCGGAGGTTCCAGGATCTCGCCGTGCAGCGCCAGATCGAGGCTCAGCTTGCGGGGCGCCCGCTGCCCTACGACGCCGAGGCGCTCGCGCGCATCGCCGCGACGACCGACGAGGCCGAGCGCGCCGCGCGCCGCGCCGAGAACTCGTCCGACGAGTACTGGATCCTCAAGTACCTTGCGGGAAGGATCGGCGAGACGGTCGAGGGGGTCATCGTCGCCGTGGAGACCCGGAAGACGGAGATCGAGCTGGTCGAGACGCTCAGGGTCGTCACGCTCGCGCCGAGGCCCGACCACAGGGCGGGGACGAGGGTGAAGCTCGTCATCGACTCGGTGCGACCGCGCGAGGGAATTCTGAAGGTGCGCGAGGTTTAG
- a CDS encoding efflux RND transporter periplasmic adaptor subunit: protein MKRVKKPVVVVAAVLLVGAVSAYFVWSKDKGAGPQGPKTAKVGREDLARVVLATGKIEPFSKVELKSRASGVVEKLLVDQADSVKAGQIVAELDKSILAARVREARGSLEAATAELEKARIDAEPTEYEFTKKDFDRKQELFSQKLLSRADLDASEKDFRLASNRFQSARSNLAVARAQEIKAQAALDSADEELRNSTIVSPIDGIVLSRDVEVGNAVASVISAASGGTLIMTIADVRKMHVKGRVPESDVGKIKVGMPARIGVETFRDEKFKGSVNKISPLGKEQDNVTSFEVEVVIDNDTEKLKTGMTANAEIILEEHQKTLVIAEASIIYDEGGATSVEIPDPGTEAGKKKVPVKTGISNGVKTEITEGLKEGDTVVPR from the coding sequence ATGAAACGCGTCAAGAAGCCCGTGGTCGTCGTGGCGGCGGTTCTCCTCGTGGGCGCGGTCAGCGCCTATTTCGTTTGGTCGAAGGACAAGGGGGCGGGACCGCAGGGTCCGAAGACGGCGAAGGTCGGGCGCGAGGATCTCGCCCGCGTCGTCCTCGCCACCGGCAAGATCGAGCCCTTCTCGAAGGTCGAGCTGAAGTCGAGGGCGAGCGGAGTCGTCGAGAAGCTCCTCGTGGATCAGGCCGACTCCGTGAAGGCGGGCCAGATCGTCGCCGAGCTGGACAAGTCGATCCTCGCCGCCCGCGTGCGCGAGGCGCGCGGATCGCTCGAGGCGGCGACGGCCGAGCTCGAGAAGGCCAGAATCGACGCGGAGCCGACCGAGTACGAGTTCACGAAGAAGGACTTCGACCGGAAGCAGGAGCTCTTCTCCCAGAAGCTCCTCTCGCGCGCCGACCTCGACGCCAGCGAGAAGGACTTCCGCCTCGCGAGCAACCGGTTCCAGTCGGCCCGATCGAACCTTGCCGTCGCCCGGGCGCAGGAGATCAAGGCCCAGGCCGCGCTCGACAGCGCAGACGAGGAGCTCAGGAACTCCACCATCGTCTCGCCGATCGACGGCATCGTGCTGAGCCGGGACGTCGAGGTGGGCAACGCCGTCGCCTCGGTCATCTCGGCCGCCTCGGGCGGGACGCTCATCATGACGATCGCCGACGTGCGGAAGATGCACGTGAAGGGGAGGGTCCCCGAGAGCGACGTCGGCAAGATCAAGGTGGGGATGCCCGCCCGCATCGGCGTCGAGACCTTCCGCGACGAGAAGTTCAAGGGATCCGTGAACAAGATCTCCCCCCTCGGCAAGGAGCAGGACAACGTCACGTCGTTCGAGGTCGAGGTCGTCATCGACAACGACACCGAGAAGCTGAAGACCGGCATGACGGCGAACGCCGAGATCATCCTCGAGGAGCACCAGAAGACCCTCGTCATCGCGGAGGCGTCGATCATCTACGACGAGGGTGGCGCGACGTCGGTCGAGATCCCCGACCCCGGCACCGAGGCGGGGAAGAAGAAGGTGCCGGTGAAGACCGGCATCAGCAACGGCGTGAAGACGGAGATCACCGAGGGGCTCAAGGAGGGGGACACGGTGGTCCCCCGGTGA
- a CDS encoding tetratricopeptide repeat protein, with product MDKRDRALDLFQEAYEQQMNGDLERAISLYKRSLAVLPTAEAYTFLGWTYAFQKRFDDAIRECEKAIVADPEFGNPLNDIGAYLIEAGRFDEAIPYLKRALAAPRYEAYHYPHYNLGRVFEKKGLWLEAMHEYCEALRIDPEYNVAQIALARLQAMLN from the coding sequence ATGGACAAACGCGATCGCGCGCTCGACCTCTTCCAGGAGGCGTACGAGCAGCAGATGAACGGAGATCTCGAGCGGGCGATCTCGCTCTACAAGCGATCGCTCGCCGTTCTCCCCACCGCCGAGGCATACACTTTTCTCGGCTGGACCTACGCCTTCCAGAAACGGTTCGACGACGCCATCCGCGAGTGCGAGAAGGCGATCGTCGCCGACCCCGAGTTCGGCAACCCTTTGAACGACATCGGCGCGTACCTCATCGAGGCCGGCCGCTTCGACGAGGCGATCCCGTACCTGAAGCGCGCGCTCGCGGCCCCGCGCTACGAGGCCTACCACTATCCGCACTACAACCTCGGCCGCGTCTTCGAGAAGAAGGGGCTCTGGCTCGAGGCGATGCACGAGTACTGCGAGGCGCTGAGGATAGACCCCGAGTACAACGTCGCCCAGATCGCCCTCGCCCGCCTCCAGGCGATGCTCAACTGA
- a CDS encoding alpha/beta fold hydrolase: MRACTVLVPLLALAACAPKIPGGDAMAHVNGIDLHYHVEGSGPVLIVQPGGPGFEWKYLRLPLVEKFATVVYVDPRGSGDSSRPEGVESYRMDRMVDDLDALREHLGLTRVALMGHSHGGMVAQLYAIRHQASLRKLILCATVASAGDPWSAEVGARAKERSGEAWYPEASAELFGGGRATSDDDARARFKKIAPFYFYRWEPFREETLRMLDALRINPVPQATFATLDAPAFDTREGLKALRVPTLILAGRHDFACTPARAAEMNGLMPNSRLVVFERSGHFLYQEEAEGFAQAIRGFLFED; the protein is encoded by the coding sequence ATGCGCGCGTGCACGGTCCTCGTCCCGCTCCTCGCGCTCGCCGCGTGCGCGCCGAAGATCCCCGGAGGGGACGCGATGGCTCACGTCAACGGGATCGATCTCCACTACCACGTCGAGGGGTCGGGGCCGGTGCTGATCGTGCAGCCCGGGGGGCCCGGCTTCGAGTGGAAGTACCTGAGGCTTCCCCTCGTCGAGAAGTTCGCGACGGTCGTGTACGTCGATCCGCGCGGATCCGGGGACTCGTCACGCCCCGAAGGGGTCGAGAGCTACCGGATGGATCGGATGGTCGACGACCTCGACGCGCTGAGGGAGCACCTGGGGCTGACCCGGGTGGCGCTGATGGGCCACTCTCACGGCGGCATGGTCGCCCAGCTCTACGCGATCCGGCACCAGGCGAGCCTGCGGAAGCTCATCCTCTGCGCCACCGTGGCTTCGGCCGGGGACCCCTGGTCGGCCGAGGTCGGCGCGCGCGCGAAGGAGCGCTCGGGGGAGGCCTGGTACCCCGAGGCGTCGGCCGAGCTCTTCGGGGGCGGGCGGGCGACGAGCGACGACGACGCGCGCGCCCGGTTCAAGAAGATCGCCCCCTTCTACTTCTACCGGTGGGAGCCCTTCAGAGAAGAAACGCTCAGGATGCTGGACGCCCTCCGCATCAACCCCGTCCCCCAGGCCACCTTCGCGACGCTCGACGCCCCCGCCTTCGACACCCGGGAGGGTCTCAAGGCGCTCCGCGTCCCCACCCTCATCCTCGCCGGGCGCCATGACTTCGCCTGCACCCCCGCGCGGGCGGCCGAGATGAACGGCCTGATGCCCAACTCCCGGCTGGTCGTCTTCGAGAGGAGCGGCCACTTCCTCTATCAGGAGGAGGCGGAGGGGTTCGCCCAGGCGATCCGCGGATTTCTCTTCGAGGACTGA
- a CDS encoding dihydrodipicolinate reductase: MKRPREIRVVQYGLGMIGAACARAVLESEGLTLVGAVDVDPAKAGRALFELLGSGSRVRPPRSLRVSPSLAAALARSGGADVALHTTQSSFAKVFPQVMECVRAGLPVVSSTEELALPFAADATLAGRLDLLARRKKVAVLGTGVNPGFVMDILPIVASAASRNVRGVRIERVLDAGTRRASFQKKVGVGMAPAEATRRLAAGGFGHIGLRESALLVATGCDLHVDEIREESHPVIATRTLASAFGPVRKGQVAGLHQSLSGRRAGREILRLDVVMALGVRESHDAATIDADPPVRMLLIGGLPGDTATIAALLNAIPRVVAAPPGLHTALDLPVPRPSNRTR; encoded by the coding sequence ATGAAGAGACCCCGCGAGATCCGCGTCGTCCAGTACGGCCTCGGCATGATCGGGGCCGCCTGCGCGCGCGCCGTGCTCGAATCCGAGGGGCTCACTCTCGTGGGCGCCGTCGACGTCGACCCGGCCAAGGCCGGGCGCGCGCTCTTCGAGCTGCTCGGGAGCGGATCGCGGGTGCGTCCTCCGCGGTCGCTCCGGGTGTCGCCGTCGCTCGCGGCGGCCCTCGCGCGGAGCGGCGGCGCCGACGTCGCGCTCCACACCACGCAGTCGTCTTTCGCGAAGGTCTTCCCGCAGGTGATGGAGTGCGTCCGGGCCGGCCTCCCCGTGGTCTCCTCGACCGAGGAGCTCGCGCTTCCTTTCGCCGCGGACGCGACGCTCGCCGGCAGGCTCGACCTCCTCGCCCGAAGGAAGAAGGTCGCCGTCCTCGGCACGGGGGTGAACCCGGGGTTCGTCATGGACATCCTCCCGATCGTCGCCTCCGCGGCCAGCCGCAACGTCAGGGGCGTCCGGATCGAGCGCGTCCTCGACGCGGGGACGCGGCGGGCGTCGTTCCAGAAGAAGGTGGGGGTCGGGATGGCGCCCGCCGAGGCGACGCGGCGCCTCGCGGCCGGAGGGTTCGGCCACATCGGGCTCCGGGAGTCGGCTCTCCTCGTGGCCACCGGATGCGATCTGCACGTGGACGAGATCCGCGAGGAGTCCCACCCGGTGATCGCGACGAGGACGCTCGCCTCCGCCTTCGGCCCGGTGAGGAAAGGGCAGGTCGCCGGCCTCCATCAGAGCCTCAGCGGCCGGCGCGCCGGTCGCGAGATCCTGCGCCTCGACGTCGTCATGGCCCTCGGCGTCAGAGAGTCCCACGACGCGGCCACGATCGACGCCGATCCTCCCGTGCGGATGCTCCTGATTGGAGGGCTGCCGGGGGACACCGCCACGATCGCGGCGCTCCTCAACGCCATCCCCCGCGTGGTGGCGGCGCCGCCGGGACTCCACACCGCGCTCGACCTCCCGGTGCCGAGGCCTTCGAACCGGACGCGCTAA
- a CDS encoding VWA domain-containing protein, translating to MAREIPPIIEEIRLRRGRRYAEGPRGRLWVKKMIRESLGHGGVPFSLPMKRRRPRRPRVALLVDVSHSVTRAAGYFLLICRGLAARLGRTEVHLFVDRVADATPAVRLWAGRRGGALDFRSFLSTLPGIDLQGASDYGRAFHQALGFVGRSSGRETVLVVLGDARSNHRDPLAWAFEELSGRCRRVLWLNPEPHALWNTGDSVMRVYEPACDVVCEARDLEGLTHGVRAILRSL from the coding sequence ATGGCTCGTGAGATCCCGCCCATCATCGAGGAGATCCGCCTCCGGCGCGGGCGGCGATACGCCGAGGGCCCGCGGGGGAGGCTCTGGGTGAAGAAAATGATCCGCGAGAGCCTCGGGCACGGAGGCGTTCCCTTCTCCCTTCCGATGAAGCGGCGACGCCCGAGGCGGCCGAGGGTCGCGCTTCTCGTCGACGTCTCGCACAGCGTCACGCGAGCCGCCGGCTACTTCCTTCTGATCTGCCGCGGCCTCGCCGCCCGCCTCGGGCGCACGGAGGTCCATCTCTTCGTCGATCGCGTCGCCGACGCCACGCCGGCGGTCCGACTCTGGGCGGGGCGCCGCGGGGGCGCCCTCGATTTCCGGAGCTTCCTCTCCACTCTCCCGGGGATCGATCTCCAGGGGGCGAGCGATTACGGCCGCGCCTTCCATCAGGCCCTCGGATTCGTCGGACGCTCGTCGGGGCGCGAGACGGTGCTCGTGGTGCTCGGCGACGCGAGGAGCAACCACAGGGATCCGCTCGCCTGGGCGTTCGAGGAGCTGTCCGGCCGGTGCCGCAGGGTCCTCTGGCTGAATCCCGAGCCGCACGCGCTCTGGAACACGGGGGATTCCGTCATGCGCGTCTACGAGCCTGCGTGCGACGTCGTGTGCGAGGCGCGGGATCTCGAGGGGCTGACGCACGGCGTGCGCGCGATCCTGAGGAGCCTTTGA